The DNA window CCTGTTGGCCATACTCCTGTGGGGCAGTCTGCTGGCCGCGTTGCGGTGGAATCCCGCCCCGCTGGCGGGCGCCCATTCGTCCGTACTCCTGTGATTGTCCGTACCGACCGCCACTGATTCCCGCTTGCGAGTGCTCCATGGGTCCCTGTTGTGTCATTATGTATTCCTCCACCCAGCAACGAACTGGGCTATCCCCGCATACAGCGATAGACCGAATAAACAGAGGCGACCGTTTCGACCGTTCGAGAAGTATTTGTTGCGAGAAACGCCCCGTTGCGCGAATCAACGGGTCGTTGGGTACGGGATGCCGCGAAGGCGGGATTTTTGTCACCCCGAGTGCTACGGGGCGACATGGAGAACCCCACGGTAGGCGAGTTGACACCGCCAGACAGAACGCTGATGGGTCCCGGCCCGAGCGAAGTGCACCCGCGCGTGCTCCGGGCGATGAGCACGCCGTTGGTCGGCCATTTAGACCCGTCGTTCATCGACATCATGAACGAGGTTCAGGACCTCCTTCGATACACCTTCAGAACGGAGAATCAATGGACCATTCCCGTGTCGGGGACCGGTTCCGCCTCCATGGAGGCCGCTATCGGCAATCTGGTGGAACCCGGCGACACGATGTTGGTTCCGACTAACGGCTACTTCGGCGGTCGGATGGAGTCGATGGCGGAGCGAGCGGGCGGGGAGGTCGTCCACGTCGATGCGCCGTGGGGCGAACCCCTCGACCCCGCCGACGTGCAGCTGGCGTTCGAGGAACACCAACCCGATATCTTCGGCTTCGTCCACGCCGAGACGAGCACCGGGGTGGTTCAACCCGACGTTTCCGAACTGACGAGCATCGCTCACGGCCACGACGCGTACGTCATCGCCGATTCGGTCACGTCGCTCGGCGGCGTCGAGTTGAAGGTGGACGAATGGGACATCGACGTGGCCTACTCCGGGCCGCAGAAGTGTCTTTCCTGTCCGCCGGGTGCGAGTCCGCTGACGCTCAACGACCGCGCGATGGAGAAGGTGCTCTCCCGCGAGGAAGCCCCGCGTTCGTGGTACCTCGACCTCTCCCTCCTCGAAGGCTACTGGGGCGACGACCGGGCGTATCACCACACGGCACCCATCACGAACGTCTACGCGCTCCGCGAGGCGCTTCGCCTCGTCAGCGAAGAGGGCATCGAAGCGCGCTGGGAGCGCCACCGCGAAATCGCGGGCGCGCTCAAGGCGGGTGTCGAGGCGATGGGACTCGAAATGAACGCGCCCGAGGAGTACTGGCTCCCCAGCCTCAACGCCGTTCGCGTCCCCGAGGGCGTCACGGATACCGACATCACGAGCTATCTGCTCGACCAGTACGACCTCGAAATCGCCACCGGACTGGGCGATTTGGACGGCGAAATCTTCCGCATCGGCTGTATGGGCTACTCCGCCCGCCCCGAAACCGTCTCGTATCTCGTGAGCGCGCTCGGCGACGCGCTCCGGGAACACGGTGCGGACGTGGACGTGGAGGCCGGACTGGCGGCGACCAGCGAAGCGCTCGGACGGTAGGCCCGACGAAATCGCTTTTTATCGCGGCCGGTCGGAACGACCAGCCGCCGCTTAGCGAAGGTTCCAAAACGCCTTGTACGCGGTCTCGGCGTCGAGGAAATTGAACACCCACCGGAGCGGTGCCGTCCCCGTCTCGACCTGATAGGCGAGTTCGCCGCGATGAGAAGCCCCGGCTTCGATGTCGGAATTCTCGTTGACCGGACGTTTCAGCGCCGAACTCGCGCTGATGTCGGCCGTGTACGCGAGGCCGGTTCCCGTCTTCGCGCGCATCTGGAGGAGCGTCGAGACGAACAGTCGTTCGTCCCCGTCGTTCGTTATTTCGATGTCCGGGACCACGAACTCGTACCCGTCGTCGGCCTCGATGAACTCGTCCAGTTTCTTCGTCGTTCGGACGCCGTGAACGACGACGGAAACGCCGTCGCGTGACGCTTCCGTTCCCTGCGACAGCACGGCGTCGCCGAGCGACTGTTTCAGATCTGCGACCGAGTCCGCCGTTTCCGCGAGTGAGACGGTGATTCGTTCGAACTCGAAGCGACTGAACGCCTCGAAGTCGAAGCGAAGCGACAACCTCGCCGCGCTTTTCGGCACTTCGAAGACGACATCGCCACGGACGACTTCACCGGGCGCGAGGACGCCGGTCTTCATCGGATGTCGGGGGGAACTGAACGAGGGGTCGTAACTCTCGCCCGACCCGCTCTCGAGGGTCGCGTGGAGGAAGTCGTCGAGACCCACGTACGTGCCGCTCGTATTTTTGACCGCCATCCGGACGACGGCGAACGTGTGACCGTTCCGTGCCTCGCGGAACTCGCTCCGTTTCTCCTCCCGTTTCACCCCGCGGACGACCATCGCAAGGGAGTCGTCCTTCACGACCGTACCGACCGGAACGGTCGTCGTCTTTCCGGGTTCCTCCGTTCCGTCTTCCGACCCCGTTTCGGCACCCGTGGACGCCCCCGTCTTCGACCGGTCGGTCCCGTCGCGCGACGAAGTGGTCGTACCCGTTTTGTCGCGTCCTTCGCTAGCACAGCCGGCGAGCGCCGCCATCGCGCTCGACGCGATGAACGAGCGTCGCCCGACGAGACTTCGTTTCTCCATGAGAGTGAACCCGCGTCTCGCCCGTTAAAAGGACGCGCTATCGAGACGACACGTTCCGAAGCGACACGAGCGCCCGTCGGACTCCCGGATGCGACCTCCTCTGCATTTAGGCCTGCCTAAATTTCGAAACGACTATAATGGTTTAGGTGAGCCTAAAACCATGGATCGGAACGAAGGACGCACGCGGCGCACGGTTATCAAAGGAACTGGAGCGGTTCTGGGAGGCGGTCTCCTCGCTGGCTGTACCAGCGACAGCGACTCCGGATCTCCATCGACGGACACGACGACCGGGAGCGAGGGCGACTCCACGACCGCGGCAGAGGAGACGACCACGACGGACGGACCGTACTCCGTCTCGATGGCGCCGGTCGGCGAGGTGGAGTTCGAGAGCGTCCCGAAGACGTGGGTCGCCAACAACGGCAGCTGGGCGGACATGGGCATCGCGCTCGGCCTCGAACCGCCGAAAGCCGTCTGGATGGCGAGCCGATACCACACGCAGTACTACGACGCCATCGACGGCCTCTCGGTGGACAAAAGCGACATCAAGTCGCTGTATCAAGATGGCGTCAACAAGGAGCTGTTCTACCAACTCGACGCCGACGTGCACGTGATGGACCCCAACTTCCTGATGAACCGGTTCAAGGGATGGGGACAGAAGGACGTGGACGAAATCAAGCAGAACATCGCGCCGCTGTTCGGCAACTGCATCTACGCCCAGCACTATCCGTGGCACGAAGATTACCGGTACTACACCCTCATGGAGGGCTTCGAAAAGCTGTCGAAGGTGTTCAAGCGACACGACCGCTACGAGGCGTTCGAGAAGCTCCACGCCGACTTCCAATCCAACATCTCCGACGTCGTTCCGAAGAAAAGCGAGCGCCCGTCGGCGGCCGTCGTCTGGGGCGTCGGCGACCAACCGACGAAGTTCTACCCCTACATCATCGGGAAGGGGACCGGGTTCAAACACCTGAACGACCTCGGCGTCAGCGACGCGCTGGCAAAAACGGACGTGAAGGACTTCCACGGAAGTCGCGGTTCTATCGACCTCGAAACGCTCCTGAAAGTGGACCCGGAAGTCCTCCTGCTTCGCGCGTACGAGGGCAAGACCCGAACGGAGTTCGAGAACACGGTCATCAAGTTCCTCGAAAACGACAACACGGCCAGTAAACTCACCGCCGTGAAAAACGGGGACGTCTACCGCGCCGGTGGCCTGTACCAAGGCCCCATCACGAATCTCGTCCTCACCCAGCGAACCGCCAAACTGCTGTACGGCGTCGAAAAGCCGCTCTACGACTCCCAGCGCGTCGTGGATATCGTCAACGGCGACTTCTGAAACCCCTCAGATTCGATTATCGACTACTCGAATCGCTTGCGGACGCTCTCCGCGTGGGCGTCCAACCCTTCCGATTCCGCGAGCGTCGTGATGGTCTCCGAGAGGGAATCGAGCGCGTCCTCGTCCAACCGCTGGACCGTCGTCGAGCGGAGGAAGGTATCGACGGATAGGCCGCCCGTGATTTTCGCCGCGCCGGTCGTCGGCAGGACGTGATTCGTCCCGGAGGCGTAATCGCCCGCCGCGACGGGCGTGTAGGGTCCGAGGAAGACGCTTCCTGCGCTGTCGATGCGCGAGAGGAGGTCCTCGTCGTTTTCGGCCTGAATCGACAGGTGTTCCGCGGCGTACTCCTCGGCGAAGAGGAGCGCCTCGCTCATGGAGCGCGCGACGAACACCCCGCTGGCGTCGTTGTCGAGCGCCGTCCGAATCACGTCCTCGCGTTCGCGTTCGCCCGCCTGCTTCTCGACTTCTTCCGCGACTGCCTCGGCGAAATCAGCGTCGTCCGTCACCGCGACGGAGGAAGCGTTCTCGTCGTGTTCCGCCTGTGCCACCACGTCGCTGGCGACGAACGCCGGGTCCGCCGAGTCGTCGGCCAGCACGAGGAGTTCGCTCGGTCCGGCGAGGAAGTCGATAGCCACGTCGCCCTGCACCTCCGCTTTCGCCGCCGTGACCCACTTGTTTCCGGGACCGACGACCTTCTGCACGCGGTCTATCTGCTCGGTTCCGTAGGCCATCGCCGCGATGGCCTGCGCGCCCCCGACGCGATACACGCGGTCCGCCCTCGCGGCGTGAATCGCGGCCAGCGTGATGTCGTTCTGTGGCTCGCCGGGCGGCGTGGCGACGGCCACCTGCTCCACACCGGCCACCTTCGCCGGGATGACGCCCATCAGCGCGCTGGAGGGGTAGGCCGCGGTGCCGCCGGGTGCGTACACCCCGACGCGCTCGATGGGGCGGAACCTGCGTCCGAGTTCGCGCCCGTCGAAGTCCGCCCGCCAGTCCTCGGGCAGTTGCGCCTCGTGGAACTCGCGGATGTTCGCCGCCGCGTCCTCAATGGCGTCGCGCACGTCGTCGTCGATTTCCTCGTAGGCGCGCTCGGCGTCGTCCGTGATGTCGATGTTGCCCACCTCCACGCCGTCGAACTCGCGGCAGAAATTCCTGACCGCAACGTCACCTTCCTCACGCACCTTGTCGATGATGTCGCGCACGTCGCTCCGCACGCCCTCGATTCCGGCGTCGCGGTCGAACAGCGTCCGCCGCTCGTCCGGCCCGAGGTCGGCTATCGGCTTCGGTTTCATGGACGGGGTTTCGAAGCGGGCGGAAAAACACGTTGCGCTCTCGGACGGCAAAAGACGTCGGGACCCTTCTCCGAATACCTCCGCGAAACCTCGACCGCAATGAAGTGGTCACTATCGAATCGGTCGTCGTCAGAAGTGTTGCGAGAGCCTGTGTAGGCCTGCAGTTTGCGAGGGAAGAACGCTCTGTGCGGTCTTCCTGCACTCGTGTGAGTGCGAGGGAAGGGAGTTGAACTACGTCCAGACGTTCCGTCTGGCCTCATTCAACGCCCTTCGTTCGCAGTCGCGCGCTTCGTTGCTTGCGCGCGGACATGCGAGGGAAGGGAGTTGAACCCTTGGACCTCTACAGGAGCGGATCTTGAGTCCGCCGCCGTTGGCCGGGCTTGGCTACCCTCGCACGCAGTTTGTATTGCATGGTGCGGGTGTTAAAACGTTGCGAATCGAGAAACGACACTCCTTTTCCATGTCGCCCCGCCTCTCGAACCATGACGAACGTCGAATCCCGCCTCGAACTGGCGGAGCGCGCCGCGACAGCGGGGAGCGAAATCGCCGCGGACGGCTTTCGAAGCGGTCTCGCTGTCGAGACGAAATCGAACAAGACCGACGTGGTGACGGAAGCCGACCGCAACAGCCAGCGCCGCGTCATCGAAGTTATCCGGAACGAGTTCCCCGAGGACGCCATCGTCGGCGAGGAGGAGGACGCGCTGAAGGAGGTCCCGACGGAGGGCGACGTGTGGGTCATCGACCCCATCGACGGGACGAACAACTTCGTGCGCGGGATTCCGCTGTGGACGACCAGCGTCGCCGCGGTGCGGGACGGGGACGCCGTCGCCGCCGCGAACGTCTGCCCGGCGCTGGACGACGTGTACACGGCGGACGCGGACGGGGCGTACCTGAACGGCGAGCGAATCACGGTCAGCGACCGCACCGACCCCGAGACGTTCACGGTCTGCCCGACCGTCTGGTGGGACTTCGACCGCCGCGAAGAGTACGCCGCGACGGCGGAGGGCATCGTGAAGCGATTCGGCGACATGCGTCGGTTCGGCTGTGCGCAAATCGTCCTCGGAATGGTCGCCAGCGGCGCGCTGGACGGCACCGTGACGAACATCGTTCCGAACCCGTGGGACACCGTTGCGGGCGCGTTCATGGTTCGGCAGGCGGGCGGCACGGTGACGGACATCCACGGCGAACCGTGGACGACGGAGAGTCGCGGATTGGTCGCTTCCAACGGCGAAGCGCACGAGGAAGTGCTCGCGGCGGCCCGCGATGCCGAACCATACTACGGAAATTAAACGAACGAAATTTATAATCTATTTATTGCAAGTATACCGAGCGTGGTGTGTACAATTATTTAGCGGTGGGGATTCACCGTAGCGATATGAAACTGGATGACACAGACCGTGCCATTCTGAAAGCCCTCCAAGCGAACGCCCGGACACCGTTCAGCGAAATCGCGCGACAGATAGACATGTCCAGCGCGACGGTGCACGACCGCGTTAATCGCATGGAAGAAGCGGGCGTCATCACCGGCTATCACGCCACCGTGAACCCGAAAGAGGTCTCGCTCGGCATCTCCGCGTTCGTCGGTCTCCGCGTGGAACAGGGGCGCGAGAAGGACACGCTCAAACGCCTCGAAGGAATCGACGGGATTCAGGAGGTTCACCTGACGACCGGGTCGTGGGACGTGATGGCCCGGGTGTACGCCGAAGACGCCGACAGCCTCCGCGAGTTGATGTTCGACAACATCGCCCAGATGGACGGGTTCGCCCGCTCACAGACGATGGTCGTCCTCGGGTCCCCCTACGAGAGCGAGGAACTCCCCCTCGAAATGGGTCTCGAGGAGTGACAAGACCGGAACCCTAAAACCCGCTCGCTTCGGTTCGTGCGATATGGACACAGCAAGCGAGGAAGCCGACAACGAGCGCCTGTGGATGGGGGCCGTCGCCGCCGCCATCGTGGCGCTGGTCGGCGGTGCGCTCGCGTTCCCGAAACAGGTGTACGACGGTTTCATTTGGCACTACTTCTGGGGTCCGGTACTGGCCGACGCGAACAACGCCTCCTGTGCCGTCCGCGACGGCGGCACGACGAAGTACATCTACGACGCGGCGACGTGCGCGACGGCGCCGGGTCCGGTCGCGGAACCCGGCTACACCCTCGTCTCGGAGGTCGGCTACGCGGTCACGCTCATCGTCGCGCTGATGGGCGTCGTCTACCTCCTCCGCCGACTGAACGTCGGACAGGAGCGACGCCTCTTTTACGCGCTCTTCCCGTTCATGCTCTTCGGCGGCGCGCTGCGCGTCGTTGAGGACGCGAACGACGCGCTCGGACAGGTCGGCCAGAGCGCGATTCCCTTCCCGTGGAACACGCTCATCATCAGCCCCATCATCTACTTCACCGTCTTCGCCATCACGCTCGCCGCCCTCGTCGTGAGCGTCGCCCTCGCCCGCCGCGGTGTGGTCGAGGACTACGAATATCCGCTCGCCGGAATCGGCACGGTCGTCCTCGCCGCGACGGTCGGCTATCTGGTGATGCTGGCGATGACGACCCAAACTGTCAGGTTCTACCCGCAGATGCTCGTCGTCGTCCTCGGCGGCGCGACGCTCGTCACCGCCGTCGTCTGGTGGGCGGTGAACCGATACGCACCCGAAATCAACGCCGGAACGGCCGCCATGGGCGCGGTCGTCATCTGGGGTCACGCCGTGGATGGCGTCGCAAACGTCGCGGTTCTCGACTGGGCGGGCGCGCTCGGCCTCGCCGGGCAGTACGGCGCGAAACACCCCGTCAACCGGGCCATCATCGACATCACGACGAACGTGTTCCCGGCGTCGGTGACGGACGTCATCGGGACGGCGTGGCCGTTCCTCTTCGTCAAAATCGCCGCCGCGCTCGCCGTCGTCTGGGTGTTCGACGAGCAGATATTCGAGGAGAGCCCGCGCTACGCCATCCTGCTCCTCATCGCCATCGTCGCGGTCGGACTCGGGCCGGGAACCCGCGACATGCTCCGGGCGACGTTCGGAATTTAGTCGAGTCGTTCCAACGTCGATTCGGGGAAGTACCGGTCCCCACAGTTCCGGCACACCGCCGCTTCGACGCGCTGTGCGTTCAGATGGTCCACGGAGACGCTTTGTTTCGACAGCGACGACCCGCACGTCGCACACGAGAGGTCGAACTCGGTCGTCATACCGTCACCACGCTGACCGTGTGAGCAATATTAGGCACTATTAATCTCCCTCTATGTCGTGAGTTACGAGTAGAACTGATATAAAACCCTTGTGTCTCGGTAGCACGAGTCTAGCGACGCTCGTCACTCATCGTTCGTCGGTTGCCGTTCGCCGTTCGCCGTTCGTCGCTCGTTTCTCGTCGTCCGTTCGAAGTCAGGGATACGGATGCGGCTCCCGGTCGGGACGCGCGTCGAAGCCGAGTTCGTCGGGGACCGTCCGCGCGCGCTTCCCGAAGAACGCGTCCCCGGTGAACAGCGGTTGTGCCTCGGGAGCGAGAACGCGGACCGCTTCGAACCCGAGCGACGCCACGTCGCGCGTCGTCACCCTGGCACTGTACACCGAAAGCGCCTCGCTCGCCCGCGAGACGACCGCTTCCAACTCCGCCGTTCCGTCCGACACCGGCGAACCGACGCTGGAACTCGGAATCGTCGTCTCGGGCGTGACGAAGCGCCGTGCCGACCCGGGGAACGACGCGTACCGGGCGATGGACCCCTCCGCCTCCGCGGCGTCTTCTTTCCCCATCGACTTCAGTTCCGTCCAGTTCTGGAGCGCCTCCGCGAGCGCGGAGCGGGCCGCCGCGTCCGGGTCCAAATCCGCACCCGACCCCACCGCGAACTTCGGCCATTCTCCGTCCCGGTGAACGGCGACGGCGACCACGGGAACGTCGATGTCCTGCGTGACGAGCAGGGCGGTTACGTCCAACTCCTCCGCGCGTGCTCGCTTTACCAACGTCTCGAACCCGTCGTCCTCGACGTGCAATCCCAGCGGTTCGAACGATGAGTACCACGCGAGCATCGTCGCGTCGCGCTCGATGACCTCGTACAACCCGGACAGAATCGCCTCGGCAGTCGAGTTACCCAACCCCAAACCGGTGGTTATGGCGGGCTTGAATCGCGCCGACGGCGGCGGGAAGTGGACGAACTCGGCCGGAAGGTGAACGAGTTCGCCGGTCGCCAGATTTCGCCCGGAGACCCACGCGAGTTCGTCGTCGTTCGCGTCGGGCCATCCGGCGGGCCGCACGAACTCGGCGGGAGACACCGCGTTGCCGAGATCGGACGGCCGCGCCACCGCGAACTCGTCCTCTCGATAGACGCCCGCACAATAGCGTTCCATTCCCTCGCCCAACGCCTTCATGAGCGCCGCGTCCCAACCGTCGGCGACCCCCGCCGACTGTCCCGGTGCGCTCGCGTCGCTGAATCCGTTCGTGTCCGTGACGGTCGCCAGATAGTACGGGACGGGAAACGACGACACCTCGCCGAGCGAGCGGATGACGCCGAGGCGCTCGTCCAGCGCCAGTTCGGCGTGGGAAACCGCCTCGTCCAGCGTCCGCTCCTCGTACTCGATGCCGAGCGTTCGGTCCCGCGGTTCCCCACACGTCGGGCAGTTCGGAACCGGAAGCAGTCGTCGTTCCGCGTGCGGGAGTTCCGTGACGCCGCCGAGTATCGCCGATTCGCCACCCGCAGCGAGCGTCGCCGCCTCCCTCCCGGCGACCGCACCGGCGAACCGTTCGGTGACGGCATCGTACTCGGCGGTTTCGGGGGTGTCCCCTCCCGTACCGTCGGCTTCCTCCGCGTTGGCCGCGACACGCGCACGCAAACAATCGAAACAGGCGGTTTCCGGGGAAAATCCCGAAACGGCGGCGTTCACGTCGGAACGCGGTCGGCCACCCACGCCGCCGAGTTCGACCGCAATCCACGGAATTTCCGCCCGATTCGCGCGTTCGAAGACGGATGCGCCCACCTCGTCGATGACGACGGCGAAATCGGCATCGCCGATGGAATCGGCGTCGAGTTCGGTGACGGCTCCGTCCGCGTCCGAAAGCGCCGACGTGACCGCATCGGCACCGGGACCTCGACCGACAACGCCCAGCACGGTGTTCATGCACGAGACGAGACGTGCGGATGGCAAAAGTACGGCGGATAGCCGCCGCTCGAAGACGAGAAAAAACGGGACGAACTGCGCTTAGTTGAGGATGCTCTGTGCGACGCCAGCGAGCTGGTCGGTGTCCGCGTTCTGAAGGTCGTCGTTGGCGAGCTTCAGGCGGAGACGCGGGCGACCGACGTCGATGGGGACCTTCTCGGTACCGATGAGGCCCATGTCCTCGAGCTTGGTCTTCGTTCGGGAGAACGTCGCTTTGCTTGCGATGCCGACGTCCTCGCCCCACTTGCTGATGTCGTAGAGCAACGCCTCGTTTTTGGCCGCGACGAGGAGGCTGATGGTCACTTCGTCGAGACCGTCGCCGTCACCGCGAGCGGTTTCGAGCGAGGAGAGGACGCTGTTGAAGTCGTCTTCCGCCTCGGGGCTGATCTCTTCGCCGAGCGTCTCGCGGACGCGCGTAATCGGGGGCGTACGGAGCGAGAAGTCGCTCGCATCGTCCCAGAAGTCCGTGTACGTGCCGTAGGCGGCGTCCACGAACTCGTCGTCGTCGGAGGTCAGGCCACCAACTCGGTCGCCCGCGGTGACGAGTGCGATGACGACGTCCTCGGTGACGAGGAGCGAGTTGCCGGAGGAATCCTCCGTAGTGCGCAGCGTGAGCGCGCCCTCGTCGATGAGGTCGGCGGCGTTGCTGGCGATGATGAAGTCTTCCATGACGTCTTTGAGGATACCTTCGTCCGCGAGCATACGCATCTCGGGGAGGTCGCCTTCGTACTCCGTCGCGGCATCGATAAGGTCTTCAATCGCGCTCGCGGATGGATTCACGACGAGCATGACGTCGGGGCCTTGATCGATCACCGTCTGAAGGATCTCGTGGACGCTTTGGTTCAAGAGGTTCGATTTTGTTTCCATAGTGAGACGGACGAGATTCATCTATTTAATTTTAACGTTCGAAATCAACGGAAATCATAGGTTATGTAGTATGAACAATTAGTCAACGTCGTAATTATAACCGGCTATTTTGTATAATACCACCCTGAAGTCCGAAATCTCTTCAGTGAACGTGAATTTCTGAGCTTCGCCGCGAGAGTGTCCAGAACGCACAATATCGGCCTCTTTTCCGTCCGTCAAGCGTTGCCGAACGACGATAACGG is part of the Haladaptatus paucihalophilus DX253 genome and encodes:
- a CDS encoding DUF7479 domain-containing protein, with the translated sequence MTTEFDLSCATCGSSLSKQSVSVDHLNAQRVEAAVCRNCGDRYFPESTLERLD
- the tbsP gene encoding transcriptional regulator TbsP — translated: METKSNLLNQSVHEILQTVIDQGPDVMLVVNPSASAIEDLIDAATEYEGDLPEMRMLADEGILKDVMEDFIIASNAADLIDEGALTLRTTEDSSGNSLLVTEDVVIALVTAGDRVGGLTSDDDEFVDAAYGTYTDFWDDASDFSLRTPPITRVRETLGEEISPEAEDDFNSVLSSLETARGDGDGLDEVTISLLVAAKNEALLYDISKWGEDVGIASKATFSRTKTKLEDMGLIGTEKVPIDVGRPRLRLKLANDDLQNADTDQLAGVAQSILN
- a CDS encoding DUF63 family protein, producing the protein MDTASEEADNERLWMGAVAAAIVALVGGALAFPKQVYDGFIWHYFWGPVLADANNASCAVRDGGTTKYIYDAATCATAPGPVAEPGYTLVSEVGYAVTLIVALMGVVYLLRRLNVGQERRLFYALFPFMLFGGALRVVEDANDALGQVGQSAIPFPWNTLIISPIIYFTVFAITLAALVVSVALARRGVVEDYEYPLAGIGTVVLAATVGYLVMLAMTTQTVRFYPQMLVVVLGGATLVTAVVWWAVNRYAPEINAGTAAMGAVVIWGHAVDGVANVAVLDWAGALGLAGQYGAKHPVNRAIIDITTNVFPASVTDVIGTAWPFLFVKIAAALAVVWVFDEQIFEESPRYAILLLIAIVAVGLGPGTRDMLRATFGI
- a CDS encoding Lrp/AsnC family transcriptional regulator yields the protein MKLDDTDRAILKALQANARTPFSEIARQIDMSSATVHDRVNRMEEAGVITGYHATVNPKEVSLGISAFVGLRVEQGREKDTLKRLEGIDGIQEVHLTTGSWDVMARVYAEDADSLRELMFDNIAQMDGFARSQTMVVLGSPYESEELPLEMGLEE
- a CDS encoding YcaO-like family protein, producing MNTVLGVVGRGPGADAVTSALSDADGAVTELDADSIGDADFAVVIDEVGASVFERANRAEIPWIAVELGGVGGRPRSDVNAAVSGFSPETACFDCLRARVAANAEEADGTGGDTPETAEYDAVTERFAGAVAGREAATLAAGGESAILGGVTELPHAERRLLPVPNCPTCGEPRDRTLGIEYEERTLDEAVSHAELALDERLGVIRSLGEVSSFPVPYYLATVTDTNGFSDASAPGQSAGVADGWDAALMKALGEGMERYCAGVYREDEFAVARPSDLGNAVSPAEFVRPAGWPDANDDELAWVSGRNLATGELVHLPAEFVHFPPPSARFKPAITTGLGLGNSTAEAILSGLYEVIERDATMLAWYSSFEPLGLHVEDDGFETLVKRARAEELDVTALLVTQDIDVPVVAVAVHRDGEWPKFAVGSGADLDPDAAARSALAEALQNWTELKSMGKEDAAEAEGSIARYASFPGSARRFVTPETTIPSSSVGSPVSDGTAELEAVVSRASEALSVYSARVTTRDVASLGFEAVRVLAPEAQPLFTGDAFFGKRARTVPDELGFDARPDREPHPYP
- a CDS encoding DUF4352 domain-containing protein, coding for MEKRSLVGRRSFIASSAMAALAGCASEGRDKTGTTTSSRDGTDRSKTGASTGAETGSEDGTEEPGKTTTVPVGTVVKDDSLAMVVRGVKREEKRSEFREARNGHTFAVVRMAVKNTSGTYVGLDDFLHATLESGSGESYDPSFSSPRHPMKTGVLAPGEVVRGDVVFEVPKSAARLSLRFDFEAFSRFEFERITVSLAETADSVADLKQSLGDAVLSQGTEASRDGVSVVVHGVRTTKKLDEFIEADDGYEFVVPDIEITNDGDERLFVSTLLQMRAKTGTGLAYTADISASSALKRPVNENSDIEAGASHRGELAYQVETGTAPLRWVFNFLDAETAYKAFWNLR
- a CDS encoding pyridoxal-phosphate-dependent aminotransferase family protein, producing MENPTVGELTPPDRTLMGPGPSEVHPRVLRAMSTPLVGHLDPSFIDIMNEVQDLLRYTFRTENQWTIPVSGTGSASMEAAIGNLVEPGDTMLVPTNGYFGGRMESMAERAGGEVVHVDAPWGEPLDPADVQLAFEEHQPDIFGFVHAETSTGVVQPDVSELTSIAHGHDAYVIADSVTSLGGVELKVDEWDIDVAYSGPQKCLSCPPGASPLTLNDRAMEKVLSREEAPRSWYLDLSLLEGYWGDDRAYHHTAPITNVYALREALRLVSEEGIEARWERHREIAGALKAGVEAMGLEMNAPEEYWLPSLNAVRVPEGVTDTDITSYLLDQYDLEIATGLGDLDGEIFRIGCMGYSARPETVSYLVSALGDALREHGADVDVEAGLAATSEALGR
- a CDS encoding inositol monophosphatase family protein, which codes for MTNVESRLELAERAATAGSEIAADGFRSGLAVETKSNKTDVVTEADRNSQRRVIEVIRNEFPEDAIVGEEEDALKEVPTEGDVWVIDPIDGTNNFVRGIPLWTTSVAAVRDGDAVAAANVCPALDDVYTADADGAYLNGERITVSDRTDPETFTVCPTVWWDFDRREEYAATAEGIVKRFGDMRRFGCAQIVLGMVASGALDGTVTNIVPNPWDTVAGAFMVRQAGGTVTDIHGEPWTTESRGLVASNGEAHEEVLAAARDAEPYYGN
- the hisD gene encoding histidinol dehydrogenase, with the translated sequence MKPKPIADLGPDERRTLFDRDAGIEGVRSDVRDIIDKVREEGDVAVRNFCREFDGVEVGNIDITDDAERAYEEIDDDVRDAIEDAAANIREFHEAQLPEDWRADFDGRELGRRFRPIERVGVYAPGGTAAYPSSALMGVIPAKVAGVEQVAVATPPGEPQNDITLAAIHAARADRVYRVGGAQAIAAMAYGTEQIDRVQKVVGPGNKWVTAAKAEVQGDVAIDFLAGPSELLVLADDSADPAFVASDVVAQAEHDENASSVAVTDDADFAEAVAEEVEKQAGEREREDVIRTALDNDASGVFVARSMSEALLFAEEYAAEHLSIQAENDEDLLSRIDSAGSVFLGPYTPVAAGDYASGTNHVLPTTGAAKITGGLSVDTFLRSTTVQRLDEDALDSLSETITTLAESEGLDAHAESVRKRFE
- a CDS encoding ABC transporter substrate-binding protein: MDRNEGRTRRTVIKGTGAVLGGGLLAGCTSDSDSGSPSTDTTTGSEGDSTTAAEETTTTDGPYSVSMAPVGEVEFESVPKTWVANNGSWADMGIALGLEPPKAVWMASRYHTQYYDAIDGLSVDKSDIKSLYQDGVNKELFYQLDADVHVMDPNFLMNRFKGWGQKDVDEIKQNIAPLFGNCIYAQHYPWHEDYRYYTLMEGFEKLSKVFKRHDRYEAFEKLHADFQSNISDVVPKKSERPSAAVVWGVGDQPTKFYPYIIGKGTGFKHLNDLGVSDALAKTDVKDFHGSRGSIDLETLLKVDPEVLLLRAYEGKTRTEFENTVIKFLENDNTASKLTAVKNGDVYRAGGLYQGPITNLVLTQRTAKLLYGVEKPLYDSQRVVDIVNGDF